From the genome of Apodemus sylvaticus chromosome 3, mApoSyl1.1, whole genome shotgun sequence, one region includes:
- the Ccdc17 gene encoding LOW QUALITY PROTEIN: coiled-coil domain-containing protein 17 (The sequence of the model RefSeq protein was modified relative to this genomic sequence to represent the inferred CDS: inserted 1 base in 1 codon; substituted 1 base at 1 genomic stop codon): MADYSGESGFLPCESCDMVFRSWALLATHTKRFCIGRLTPEVTLKTQPSVAIEQQGTKVRATSGQGXIMAQEQSRDQEVSTSALKGPTEEVQLLRLSLQKLGPWATEXSHFQTTGSPGQRMQVLQGTRARRVVETEAQSRALERRGEELKRRLHSVAGPKGELLRPFILERELRELREEASRTRGALQTLGAQVHALQHQPINQQDSHRVVELCCLPLRSNPETLAAEIRVLREAYVRGGGRDPEVLDKILQLQVEASALELRRSQNRKEKASAASEEALMVQAENRLLEAEILALEKQKVLSLSAWGPRDLRRHLSRWCDNSLLPPPVAPPIPPLTSSTKAQNLQDTSKTIFNRTMARNLGLDLHFLLPASDVLGPAPYDPGAGLVIFYDFLRGLDASWIWVQLMTSLTRNGQDTGETTALPPALCLPPPSAPGPIGNCAILASRQPVPRLPPSPLVSLICELQAWQGVTWAPQPKAWASLLLFDQDLRVLSGRWRLPLQVSPNISLAQMNKIPQTGQAEIFLRLVNARDTDAQTLAEINPASAHEYQYPPTVSGTSSAESSFFTHNSGFVDPQPPTEEAFVSVKDKDEHLSPHQF, encoded by the exons ATGGCCGATTACTCTGGGGAATCAGGATTTTTGCCTTGTGAATCCTGTGATATGGTTTTCCGCTCCTGGGCTTTGTTGGCCACACACACCAAACGATTCTGCATAGGCCGGCTGACTCCTGAGGTAACACTTAAAACACAGCCTTCAGTAGCCATCGAACAACAAGGTACCAAGGTAAGGGCCACCAGTGGCCAGGGGTAG ATTATGGCACAAGAACAGAGCCGTGATCAGGAGGTCAGCACATCTGCTCTAAAGGGGCCGACAGAGGAG GTGCAGTTGCTGAGACTGTCCCTACAGAAACTAGGTCCCTGGGCGACTG AGTCTCACTTCCAGACTACAGGGAGCCCAGGACAGAGGATGCAAGTCTTGCAGGGAACCCGCGCCAGACGAGTGGTAGAAACGGAAGCGCAAAGCCGGGCCCTGGAGCGTCGCGGCGAAG AACTTAAAAGGCGCCTCCACAGCGTGGCGGGACCCAAGGGAGAATTACTCCGCCCATTCATCTTGGAGCGCGAGCTCAGAGAACTCAGGGAAGAGGCCAGCCGGACTCGGGGAGCACTGCAAACACTAGGAGCACAAGTGCACGCCCTCCAGCATCAGCCAAT CAACCAGCAGGACTCCCATAGGGTAGTGGAACTCTGTTGCCTGCCGCTACGGTCCAACCCGGAAACGCTGGCTGCAGAGATCCG AGTCCTACGTGAGGCCTACGTGCGCGGTGGAGGCCGGGACCCAGAAGTTCTGGACAAAATATTGCAGCTGCAAGTGGAAGCATCAGCCCTGGAATTGCGGCGGTCTCAGAACCGCAAGG aaaaagcaAGTGCTGCCTCTGAGGAGGCTCTAATGGTGCAAGCCGAAAACAGGCTCCTGGAGGCAGAAATCCTGGCCTTGGAGAAGCAGAAAGTCCTCAGTCTGTCAGCCTGGG GTCCCAGGGATCTCCGGAGACACCTGAGTAGATGGTGCGAtaattccctcctccctccaccagtTGCACCCCCAATACCACCACTTACAAGTTCCACAAAAGCCCAGAACCTCCAGGACACTTCAAAGACT ATCTTTAATAGAACCATGGCAAGAAACTTGGGTCTGGATCTCCACTTCCTCCTACCAGCATCAGATGTTCTAGGTCCTGCACCCTATGATCCTGG GGCTGGCCTTGTCATTTTCTATGACTTCCTGCGGGGCCTTGATGCTTCTTGGATCTGGGTACAGCTAATGACAAGCTTGACCAGGAATGGACAGGATACAGGAGAGACCACAGCATTACCTCCAGCCCTTTGCTTGCCGCCACCTTCAGCTCCTGGACCTATAGGCAACTGTGCTATCCTTGCAAGCAGGCAGCCTGTGCCCAG GCTGCCTCCATCACCACTAGTATCTTTGATCTGTGAACTACAGGCCTGGCAGGGAGTTACATGGGCACCACAACCAAAAGCTTGGGCCTCACTATTGCTATTTGACCAAGATCTGAGGGTGCTTAGTGGTCGTTGGCGCCTTCCACTTCAGGTCTCTCCTAACATCAGCCTTGCCCAGATGAATAAGATTCCCCAG ACAGGCCAGGCTGAGATCTTTCTAAGGCTTGTAAATGCAAGAGATACAGATGCCCAGACATTGGCAGAGATCAATCCAGCAAGTGCCCATGAATACCAATACCCACCAACG GTGTCCGGTACATCTTCTGCGGAATCCAGTTTCTTCACCCACAACTCTGGCTTTGTTGACCCCCAACCTCCCACAGAAGAGGCTTTTGTCAGTGTCAAGGATAAAGATGAGCACTTGAGTCCTCACCAGTTTTGA